The Oncorhynchus mykiss isolate Arlee chromosome 28, USDA_OmykA_1.1, whole genome shotgun sequence genome includes a window with the following:
- the LOC110508733 gene encoding kinesin-like protein KIF2C isoform X1, translated as MDSAMANLLVGFPVNIQRSDGRVHTANIKTVDSTTSIVNVEWFEKSVCRGKELEINELWSLNEALFEHMKSATTPAPPEKKYESRLRSSRIPAPSNRSAQVGPPEETVPLPRKSIRQTCLFRAPAPVSEPAKTKQDFLSSEYPPSVLKASGVPNRVGKRNNQRQTVVLPPVNDTKSVLVTSTSLSDKRRSVVPTDMSKPVNKRLSHAVKSSDMVPKKGKFGDTNRPNKQFYQMIEDFRETLEVFPLSPSDTVEAHRICVCVRKRPLNNKEVTKKEIDVVTIPGNGTLLVHEPKQKVDLTKYLDNQVFHFDYSFDESSTNDLVYRFTAKPLVQTIFDGGMATCFAYGQTGSGKTHTMGGDFSGKSQNSSKGIYALAAQDVFTLLKQRRYSSQDLCPYVTFFEIYNGKVFDLLNKKASLRVLEDEKQQVQVVGLQEMYVSCAEDVIKMIEMGSACRTSGQTSANANSSRSHAILQVVLRRRNQLHGKFSLVDLAGNERGTDVSSNDRQTLAETAEINRSLLALKECIRSLGMDSHHIPFRMSKLTQVLRDSFIGENSRTCMIAMVSPGMASCDYTLNTLRYADRAKELNGTSRVNDADLPKKIDEMEVENSSSEEDSIVPMTDMYEAISQVSELEELVHEELTRASDFLKPMEMPSYDIEAGVTDIVDYARKLLDTVLALQYAIDGERLARMTPKSGYC; from the exons ATGGATTCAGCTATGGCAAACCTTCTTGTTGGGTTTCCAGTCAACATCCAAAGAAGCGACG GGCGAGTGCATACTGCAAACATCAAAACGGTTGATTCCACAACATCTATTGTAAATGTTGAATGGTTTGAGAAATCTGTATGCAGGGGAAAGGAG CTCGAAATAAATGAATTATGGTCCCTGAATGAAGCGCTTTTTGAGCACATGAAATCCGCTACTACACCTGCTCCCCCAGAGAAG AAATATGAAAGCCGTCTCCGTTCatccaggatccctgctccttcCAATC GTTCTGCTCAAGTGGGTCCTCCTGAGGAGACAG TTCCACTTCCTAGAAAGTCCATACGGCAGACATGCTTGTTCCGGGCCCCTGCTCCAGTCTCTGAACCTGCTAAGACTAAACAAGACTTCCTGTCTTCAGAGTATCCACCCTCTGTCCTCAAAGCTTCTG GTGTGCCCAACCGAGTGGGGAAGAGGAACAATCAGAGGCAGACTGTTGTCCTGCCGCCAGTCAACGATACCAAGAGTGTCTTAGTCACCTCAA CTTCTCTTTCAGACAAACGGAGATCTGTGGTACCCACAGACATGAGCAAACCAGTGAACAAAAGATTGTCCCATGCAGTCAAGAGTTCTGACATGGTGCCCAAGAAGGGAAAG TTTGGTGACACAAACCGACCGAACAAGCAGTTTTACCAGATGATTGAAGACTTCAGAGAGACCTTGGAAGTATTTCCTTTAAGTCCATCGGATACG GTTGAAGCTCatagaatttgtgtgtgtgttcgcaagCGTCCTCTCAACAATAAAG aggtgaccaagaaaGAAATTGATGTGGTGACTATCCCTGGAAATGGAACGCTGCTTGTTCATGAACCCAAGCAGAAAGTGGACCTCACCAAATACCTGGACAACCAGGTCTTCCATTTTGACTACTCCTTTGATGAGTCATCCACCAATGACTTAGTGTACAG GTTTACCGCCAAGCCTCTTGTCCAGACCATCTTTGACGGAGGAATGGCAACTTGTTTTGCTTACGGCCAAACTGGAAGTGGTAAAACTCAC ACAATGGGAGGAGACTTTTCAGGGAAGAGCCAGAACAGTTCCAAAGGGATCTATGCCTTGGCAG CTCAGGATGTGTTCACCCTTCTGAAGCAGAGGAGATATTCCAGTCAGGACCTGTGCCCCTATGTGACTTTTTTTGAGATCTACAATGGCAAG GTGTTTGATCTGCTGAACAAGAAGGCCTCGCTGCGAGTGCTAGAGGATGAGAAACAACAGGTCCAGGTGGTCGGCCTGCAGGAGATGTACGTGTCGTGTGCGGAAGACGTCATCAAGATGATTGAGATGGGCAGTGCATGCAG GACGTCCGGCCAGACGTCCGCCAACGCCAACTCGTCTCGCTCCCACGCCATCCTGCAGGTGGTCCTGCGGAGGAGGAACCAGCTGCACGGGAAGTTCTCCCTGGTGGACCTGGCGGGGAACGAGAGGGGCACAGACGTCAGCAGCAACGACAGACAGACCCTGGCAGAGACGGCCGAGATCAACCGCAGCCTGCTAGCTCTCAAG gaATGTATTCGCTCCTTGGGGATGGACAGCCACCACATACCCTTCAGGATGAGCAAGCTGACACAGGTGCTCCGAGACTCCTTCATCGGAGAGAACTCCAGGACATGCATG ATTGCTATGGTGTCTCCTGGAATGGCCTCATGCGATTACACTCTAAACACACTACGCTATGCAGACAG AGCAAAGGAACTGAATGGGACATCCAGGGTGAATGATGCTGATCTTCCAAAGAAGATTGATGAGATGGAAGTGGAGAACAGCTCATCAGAGGAG GACTCCATTGTGCCCATGACCGACATGTATGAGGCCATCTCCCAGGTGTCTGAGCTGGAGGAGTTAGTGCATGAGGAGTTGACG AGGGCCAGTGATTTTCTCAAGCCAATGGAGATGCCATCATATGACATTGAGGCTGGGGTGACAGATATTGTGGACTACGCAAGAAAATTACTGG ACACAGTCCTGGCATTGCAATATGCCATTGATGGAGAGCGACTGGCAAGGATGACACCCAAATCAGGCTATTGCTGA
- the LOC110508733 gene encoding kinesin-like protein KIF2C isoform X2: protein MDSAMANLLVGFPVNIQRSDGRVHTANIKTVDSTTSIVNVEWFEKSVCRGKELEINELWSLNEALFEHMKSATTPAPPEKKYESRLRSSRIPAPSNRSAQVGPPEETVPLPRKSIRQTCLFRAPAPVSEPAKTKQDFLSSEYPPSVLKASGVPNRVGKRNNQRQTVVLPPVNDTKSVLVTSNKRRSVVPTDMSKPVNKRLSHAVKSSDMVPKKGKFGDTNRPNKQFYQMIEDFRETLEVFPLSPSDTVEAHRICVCVRKRPLNNKEVTKKEIDVVTIPGNGTLLVHEPKQKVDLTKYLDNQVFHFDYSFDESSTNDLVYRFTAKPLVQTIFDGGMATCFAYGQTGSGKTHTMGGDFSGKSQNSSKGIYALAAQDVFTLLKQRRYSSQDLCPYVTFFEIYNGKVFDLLNKKASLRVLEDEKQQVQVVGLQEMYVSCAEDVIKMIEMGSACRTSGQTSANANSSRSHAILQVVLRRRNQLHGKFSLVDLAGNERGTDVSSNDRQTLAETAEINRSLLALKECIRSLGMDSHHIPFRMSKLTQVLRDSFIGENSRTCMIAMVSPGMASCDYTLNTLRYADRAKELNGTSRVNDADLPKKIDEMEVENSSSEEDSIVPMTDMYEAISQVSELEELVHEELTRASDFLKPMEMPSYDIEAGVTDIVDYARKLLDTVLALQYAIDGERLARMTPKSGYC from the exons ATGGATTCAGCTATGGCAAACCTTCTTGTTGGGTTTCCAGTCAACATCCAAAGAAGCGACG GGCGAGTGCATACTGCAAACATCAAAACGGTTGATTCCACAACATCTATTGTAAATGTTGAATGGTTTGAGAAATCTGTATGCAGGGGAAAGGAG CTCGAAATAAATGAATTATGGTCCCTGAATGAAGCGCTTTTTGAGCACATGAAATCCGCTACTACACCTGCTCCCCCAGAGAAG AAATATGAAAGCCGTCTCCGTTCatccaggatccctgctccttcCAATC GTTCTGCTCAAGTGGGTCCTCCTGAGGAGACAG TTCCACTTCCTAGAAAGTCCATACGGCAGACATGCTTGTTCCGGGCCCCTGCTCCAGTCTCTGAACCTGCTAAGACTAAACAAGACTTCCTGTCTTCAGAGTATCCACCCTCTGTCCTCAAAGCTTCTG GTGTGCCCAACCGAGTGGGGAAGAGGAACAATCAGAGGCAGACTGTTGTCCTGCCGCCAGTCAACGATACCAAGAGTGTCTTAGTCACCTCAA ACAAACGGAGATCTGTGGTACCCACAGACATGAGCAAACCAGTGAACAAAAGATTGTCCCATGCAGTCAAGAGTTCTGACATGGTGCCCAAGAAGGGAAAG TTTGGTGACACAAACCGACCGAACAAGCAGTTTTACCAGATGATTGAAGACTTCAGAGAGACCTTGGAAGTATTTCCTTTAAGTCCATCGGATACG GTTGAAGCTCatagaatttgtgtgtgtgttcgcaagCGTCCTCTCAACAATAAAG aggtgaccaagaaaGAAATTGATGTGGTGACTATCCCTGGAAATGGAACGCTGCTTGTTCATGAACCCAAGCAGAAAGTGGACCTCACCAAATACCTGGACAACCAGGTCTTCCATTTTGACTACTCCTTTGATGAGTCATCCACCAATGACTTAGTGTACAG GTTTACCGCCAAGCCTCTTGTCCAGACCATCTTTGACGGAGGAATGGCAACTTGTTTTGCTTACGGCCAAACTGGAAGTGGTAAAACTCAC ACAATGGGAGGAGACTTTTCAGGGAAGAGCCAGAACAGTTCCAAAGGGATCTATGCCTTGGCAG CTCAGGATGTGTTCACCCTTCTGAAGCAGAGGAGATATTCCAGTCAGGACCTGTGCCCCTATGTGACTTTTTTTGAGATCTACAATGGCAAG GTGTTTGATCTGCTGAACAAGAAGGCCTCGCTGCGAGTGCTAGAGGATGAGAAACAACAGGTCCAGGTGGTCGGCCTGCAGGAGATGTACGTGTCGTGTGCGGAAGACGTCATCAAGATGATTGAGATGGGCAGTGCATGCAG GACGTCCGGCCAGACGTCCGCCAACGCCAACTCGTCTCGCTCCCACGCCATCCTGCAGGTGGTCCTGCGGAGGAGGAACCAGCTGCACGGGAAGTTCTCCCTGGTGGACCTGGCGGGGAACGAGAGGGGCACAGACGTCAGCAGCAACGACAGACAGACCCTGGCAGAGACGGCCGAGATCAACCGCAGCCTGCTAGCTCTCAAG gaATGTATTCGCTCCTTGGGGATGGACAGCCACCACATACCCTTCAGGATGAGCAAGCTGACACAGGTGCTCCGAGACTCCTTCATCGGAGAGAACTCCAGGACATGCATG ATTGCTATGGTGTCTCCTGGAATGGCCTCATGCGATTACACTCTAAACACACTACGCTATGCAGACAG AGCAAAGGAACTGAATGGGACATCCAGGGTGAATGATGCTGATCTTCCAAAGAAGATTGATGAGATGGAAGTGGAGAACAGCTCATCAGAGGAG GACTCCATTGTGCCCATGACCGACATGTATGAGGCCATCTCCCAGGTGTCTGAGCTGGAGGAGTTAGTGCATGAGGAGTTGACG AGGGCCAGTGATTTTCTCAAGCCAATGGAGATGCCATCATATGACATTGAGGCTGGGGTGACAGATATTGTGGACTACGCAAGAAAATTACTGG ACACAGTCCTGGCATTGCAATATGCCATTGATGGAGAGCGACTGGCAAGGATGACACCCAAATCAGGCTATTGCTGA
- the LOC110508733 gene encoding kinesin-like protein KIF2C isoform X5 yields MDSAMANLLVGFPVNIQRSDGRVHTANIKTVDSTTSIVNVEWFEKSVCRGKELEINELWSLNEALFEHMKSATTPAPPEKKYESRLRSSRIPAPSNLPLPRKSIRQTCLFRAPAPVSEPAKTKQDFLSSEYPPSVLKASGVPNRVGKRNNQRQTVVLPPVNDTKSVLVTSNKRRSVVPTDMSKPVNKRLSHAVKSSDMVPKKGKFGDTNRPNKQFYQMIEDFRETLEVFPLSPSDTVEAHRICVCVRKRPLNNKEVTKKEIDVVTIPGNGTLLVHEPKQKVDLTKYLDNQVFHFDYSFDESSTNDLVYRFTAKPLVQTIFDGGMATCFAYGQTGSGKTHTMGGDFSGKSQNSSKGIYALAAQDVFTLLKQRRYSSQDLCPYVTFFEIYNGKVFDLLNKKASLRVLEDEKQQVQVVGLQEMYVSCAEDVIKMIEMGSACRTSGQTSANANSSRSHAILQVVLRRRNQLHGKFSLVDLAGNERGTDVSSNDRQTLAETAEINRSLLALKECIRSLGMDSHHIPFRMSKLTQVLRDSFIGENSRTCMIAMVSPGMASCDYTLNTLRYADRAKELNGTSRVNDADLPKKIDEMEVENSSSEEDSIVPMTDMYEAISQVSELEELVHEELTRASDFLKPMEMPSYDIEAGVTDIVDYARKLLDTVLALQYAIDGERLARMTPKSGYC; encoded by the exons ATGGATTCAGCTATGGCAAACCTTCTTGTTGGGTTTCCAGTCAACATCCAAAGAAGCGACG GGCGAGTGCATACTGCAAACATCAAAACGGTTGATTCCACAACATCTATTGTAAATGTTGAATGGTTTGAGAAATCTGTATGCAGGGGAAAGGAG CTCGAAATAAATGAATTATGGTCCCTGAATGAAGCGCTTTTTGAGCACATGAAATCCGCTACTACACCTGCTCCCCCAGAGAAG AAATATGAAAGCCGTCTCCGTTCatccaggatccctgctccttcCAATC TTCCACTTCCTAGAAAGTCCATACGGCAGACATGCTTGTTCCGGGCCCCTGCTCCAGTCTCTGAACCTGCTAAGACTAAACAAGACTTCCTGTCTTCAGAGTATCCACCCTCTGTCCTCAAAGCTTCTG GTGTGCCCAACCGAGTGGGGAAGAGGAACAATCAGAGGCAGACTGTTGTCCTGCCGCCAGTCAACGATACCAAGAGTGTCTTAGTCACCTCAA ACAAACGGAGATCTGTGGTACCCACAGACATGAGCAAACCAGTGAACAAAAGATTGTCCCATGCAGTCAAGAGTTCTGACATGGTGCCCAAGAAGGGAAAG TTTGGTGACACAAACCGACCGAACAAGCAGTTTTACCAGATGATTGAAGACTTCAGAGAGACCTTGGAAGTATTTCCTTTAAGTCCATCGGATACG GTTGAAGCTCatagaatttgtgtgtgtgttcgcaagCGTCCTCTCAACAATAAAG aggtgaccaagaaaGAAATTGATGTGGTGACTATCCCTGGAAATGGAACGCTGCTTGTTCATGAACCCAAGCAGAAAGTGGACCTCACCAAATACCTGGACAACCAGGTCTTCCATTTTGACTACTCCTTTGATGAGTCATCCACCAATGACTTAGTGTACAG GTTTACCGCCAAGCCTCTTGTCCAGACCATCTTTGACGGAGGAATGGCAACTTGTTTTGCTTACGGCCAAACTGGAAGTGGTAAAACTCAC ACAATGGGAGGAGACTTTTCAGGGAAGAGCCAGAACAGTTCCAAAGGGATCTATGCCTTGGCAG CTCAGGATGTGTTCACCCTTCTGAAGCAGAGGAGATATTCCAGTCAGGACCTGTGCCCCTATGTGACTTTTTTTGAGATCTACAATGGCAAG GTGTTTGATCTGCTGAACAAGAAGGCCTCGCTGCGAGTGCTAGAGGATGAGAAACAACAGGTCCAGGTGGTCGGCCTGCAGGAGATGTACGTGTCGTGTGCGGAAGACGTCATCAAGATGATTGAGATGGGCAGTGCATGCAG GACGTCCGGCCAGACGTCCGCCAACGCCAACTCGTCTCGCTCCCACGCCATCCTGCAGGTGGTCCTGCGGAGGAGGAACCAGCTGCACGGGAAGTTCTCCCTGGTGGACCTGGCGGGGAACGAGAGGGGCACAGACGTCAGCAGCAACGACAGACAGACCCTGGCAGAGACGGCCGAGATCAACCGCAGCCTGCTAGCTCTCAAG gaATGTATTCGCTCCTTGGGGATGGACAGCCACCACATACCCTTCAGGATGAGCAAGCTGACACAGGTGCTCCGAGACTCCTTCATCGGAGAGAACTCCAGGACATGCATG ATTGCTATGGTGTCTCCTGGAATGGCCTCATGCGATTACACTCTAAACACACTACGCTATGCAGACAG AGCAAAGGAACTGAATGGGACATCCAGGGTGAATGATGCTGATCTTCCAAAGAAGATTGATGAGATGGAAGTGGAGAACAGCTCATCAGAGGAG GACTCCATTGTGCCCATGACCGACATGTATGAGGCCATCTCCCAGGTGTCTGAGCTGGAGGAGTTAGTGCATGAGGAGTTGACG AGGGCCAGTGATTTTCTCAAGCCAATGGAGATGCCATCATATGACATTGAGGCTGGGGTGACAGATATTGTGGACTACGCAAGAAAATTACTGG ACACAGTCCTGGCATTGCAATATGCCATTGATGGAGAGCGACTGGCAAGGATGACACCCAAATCAGGCTATTGCTGA
- the LOC110508733 gene encoding kinesin-like protein KIF2C isoform X3 codes for MKSATTPAPPEKKYESRLRSSRIPAPSNRSAQVGPPEETVPLPRKSIRQTCLFRAPAPVSEPAKTKQDFLSSEYPPSVLKASGVPNRVGKRNNQRQTVVLPPVNDTKSVLVTSTSLSDKRRSVVPTDMSKPVNKRLSHAVKSSDMVPKKGKFGDTNRPNKQFYQMIEDFRETLEVFPLSPSDTVEAHRICVCVRKRPLNNKEVTKKEIDVVTIPGNGTLLVHEPKQKVDLTKYLDNQVFHFDYSFDESSTNDLVYRFTAKPLVQTIFDGGMATCFAYGQTGSGKTHTMGGDFSGKSQNSSKGIYALAAQDVFTLLKQRRYSSQDLCPYVTFFEIYNGKVFDLLNKKASLRVLEDEKQQVQVVGLQEMYVSCAEDVIKMIEMGSACRTSGQTSANANSSRSHAILQVVLRRRNQLHGKFSLVDLAGNERGTDVSSNDRQTLAETAEINRSLLALKECIRSLGMDSHHIPFRMSKLTQVLRDSFIGENSRTCMIAMVSPGMASCDYTLNTLRYADRAKELNGTSRVNDADLPKKIDEMEVENSSSEEDSIVPMTDMYEAISQVSELEELVHEELTRASDFLKPMEMPSYDIEAGVTDIVDYARKLLDTVLALQYAIDGERLARMTPKSGYC; via the exons ATGAAATCCGCTACTACACCTGCTCCCCCAGAGAAG AAATATGAAAGCCGTCTCCGTTCatccaggatccctgctccttcCAATC GTTCTGCTCAAGTGGGTCCTCCTGAGGAGACAG TTCCACTTCCTAGAAAGTCCATACGGCAGACATGCTTGTTCCGGGCCCCTGCTCCAGTCTCTGAACCTGCTAAGACTAAACAAGACTTCCTGTCTTCAGAGTATCCACCCTCTGTCCTCAAAGCTTCTG GTGTGCCCAACCGAGTGGGGAAGAGGAACAATCAGAGGCAGACTGTTGTCCTGCCGCCAGTCAACGATACCAAGAGTGTCTTAGTCACCTCAA CTTCTCTTTCAGACAAACGGAGATCTGTGGTACCCACAGACATGAGCAAACCAGTGAACAAAAGATTGTCCCATGCAGTCAAGAGTTCTGACATGGTGCCCAAGAAGGGAAAG TTTGGTGACACAAACCGACCGAACAAGCAGTTTTACCAGATGATTGAAGACTTCAGAGAGACCTTGGAAGTATTTCCTTTAAGTCCATCGGATACG GTTGAAGCTCatagaatttgtgtgtgtgttcgcaagCGTCCTCTCAACAATAAAG aggtgaccaagaaaGAAATTGATGTGGTGACTATCCCTGGAAATGGAACGCTGCTTGTTCATGAACCCAAGCAGAAAGTGGACCTCACCAAATACCTGGACAACCAGGTCTTCCATTTTGACTACTCCTTTGATGAGTCATCCACCAATGACTTAGTGTACAG GTTTACCGCCAAGCCTCTTGTCCAGACCATCTTTGACGGAGGAATGGCAACTTGTTTTGCTTACGGCCAAACTGGAAGTGGTAAAACTCAC ACAATGGGAGGAGACTTTTCAGGGAAGAGCCAGAACAGTTCCAAAGGGATCTATGCCTTGGCAG CTCAGGATGTGTTCACCCTTCTGAAGCAGAGGAGATATTCCAGTCAGGACCTGTGCCCCTATGTGACTTTTTTTGAGATCTACAATGGCAAG GTGTTTGATCTGCTGAACAAGAAGGCCTCGCTGCGAGTGCTAGAGGATGAGAAACAACAGGTCCAGGTGGTCGGCCTGCAGGAGATGTACGTGTCGTGTGCGGAAGACGTCATCAAGATGATTGAGATGGGCAGTGCATGCAG GACGTCCGGCCAGACGTCCGCCAACGCCAACTCGTCTCGCTCCCACGCCATCCTGCAGGTGGTCCTGCGGAGGAGGAACCAGCTGCACGGGAAGTTCTCCCTGGTGGACCTGGCGGGGAACGAGAGGGGCACAGACGTCAGCAGCAACGACAGACAGACCCTGGCAGAGACGGCCGAGATCAACCGCAGCCTGCTAGCTCTCAAG gaATGTATTCGCTCCTTGGGGATGGACAGCCACCACATACCCTTCAGGATGAGCAAGCTGACACAGGTGCTCCGAGACTCCTTCATCGGAGAGAACTCCAGGACATGCATG ATTGCTATGGTGTCTCCTGGAATGGCCTCATGCGATTACACTCTAAACACACTACGCTATGCAGACAG AGCAAAGGAACTGAATGGGACATCCAGGGTGAATGATGCTGATCTTCCAAAGAAGATTGATGAGATGGAAGTGGAGAACAGCTCATCAGAGGAG GACTCCATTGTGCCCATGACCGACATGTATGAGGCCATCTCCCAGGTGTCTGAGCTGGAGGAGTTAGTGCATGAGGAGTTGACG AGGGCCAGTGATTTTCTCAAGCCAATGGAGATGCCATCATATGACATTGAGGCTGGGGTGACAGATATTGTGGACTACGCAAGAAAATTACTGG ACACAGTCCTGGCATTGCAATATGCCATTGATGGAGAGCGACTGGCAAGGATGACACCCAAATCAGGCTATTGCTGA
- the LOC110508733 gene encoding kinesin-like protein KIF2C isoform X4: MDSAMANLLVGFPVNIQRSDGRVHTANIKTVDSTTSIVNVEWFEKSVCRGKELEINELWSLNEALFEHMKSATTPAPPEKKYESRLRSSRIPAPSNLPLPRKSIRQTCLFRAPAPVSEPAKTKQDFLSSEYPPSVLKASGVPNRVGKRNNQRQTVVLPPVNDTKSVLVTSTSLSDKRRSVVPTDMSKPVNKRLSHAVKSSDMVPKKGKFGDTNRPNKQFYQMIEDFRETLEVFPLSPSDTVEAHRICVCVRKRPLNNKEVTKKEIDVVTIPGNGTLLVHEPKQKVDLTKYLDNQVFHFDYSFDESSTNDLVYRFTAKPLVQTIFDGGMATCFAYGQTGSGKTHTMGGDFSGKSQNSSKGIYALAAQDVFTLLKQRRYSSQDLCPYVTFFEIYNGKVFDLLNKKASLRVLEDEKQQVQVVGLQEMYVSCAEDVIKMIEMGSACRTSGQTSANANSSRSHAILQVVLRRRNQLHGKFSLVDLAGNERGTDVSSNDRQTLAETAEINRSLLALKECIRSLGMDSHHIPFRMSKLTQVLRDSFIGENSRTCMIAMVSPGMASCDYTLNTLRYADRAKELNGTSRVNDADLPKKIDEMEVENSSSEEDSIVPMTDMYEAISQVSELEELVHEELTRASDFLKPMEMPSYDIEAGVTDIVDYARKLLDTVLALQYAIDGERLARMTPKSGYC, encoded by the exons ATGGATTCAGCTATGGCAAACCTTCTTGTTGGGTTTCCAGTCAACATCCAAAGAAGCGACG GGCGAGTGCATACTGCAAACATCAAAACGGTTGATTCCACAACATCTATTGTAAATGTTGAATGGTTTGAGAAATCTGTATGCAGGGGAAAGGAG CTCGAAATAAATGAATTATGGTCCCTGAATGAAGCGCTTTTTGAGCACATGAAATCCGCTACTACACCTGCTCCCCCAGAGAAG AAATATGAAAGCCGTCTCCGTTCatccaggatccctgctccttcCAATC TTCCACTTCCTAGAAAGTCCATACGGCAGACATGCTTGTTCCGGGCCCCTGCTCCAGTCTCTGAACCTGCTAAGACTAAACAAGACTTCCTGTCTTCAGAGTATCCACCCTCTGTCCTCAAAGCTTCTG GTGTGCCCAACCGAGTGGGGAAGAGGAACAATCAGAGGCAGACTGTTGTCCTGCCGCCAGTCAACGATACCAAGAGTGTCTTAGTCACCTCAA CTTCTCTTTCAGACAAACGGAGATCTGTGGTACCCACAGACATGAGCAAACCAGTGAACAAAAGATTGTCCCATGCAGTCAAGAGTTCTGACATGGTGCCCAAGAAGGGAAAG TTTGGTGACACAAACCGACCGAACAAGCAGTTTTACCAGATGATTGAAGACTTCAGAGAGACCTTGGAAGTATTTCCTTTAAGTCCATCGGATACG GTTGAAGCTCatagaatttgtgtgtgtgttcgcaagCGTCCTCTCAACAATAAAG aggtgaccaagaaaGAAATTGATGTGGTGACTATCCCTGGAAATGGAACGCTGCTTGTTCATGAACCCAAGCAGAAAGTGGACCTCACCAAATACCTGGACAACCAGGTCTTCCATTTTGACTACTCCTTTGATGAGTCATCCACCAATGACTTAGTGTACAG GTTTACCGCCAAGCCTCTTGTCCAGACCATCTTTGACGGAGGAATGGCAACTTGTTTTGCTTACGGCCAAACTGGAAGTGGTAAAACTCAC ACAATGGGAGGAGACTTTTCAGGGAAGAGCCAGAACAGTTCCAAAGGGATCTATGCCTTGGCAG CTCAGGATGTGTTCACCCTTCTGAAGCAGAGGAGATATTCCAGTCAGGACCTGTGCCCCTATGTGACTTTTTTTGAGATCTACAATGGCAAG GTGTTTGATCTGCTGAACAAGAAGGCCTCGCTGCGAGTGCTAGAGGATGAGAAACAACAGGTCCAGGTGGTCGGCCTGCAGGAGATGTACGTGTCGTGTGCGGAAGACGTCATCAAGATGATTGAGATGGGCAGTGCATGCAG GACGTCCGGCCAGACGTCCGCCAACGCCAACTCGTCTCGCTCCCACGCCATCCTGCAGGTGGTCCTGCGGAGGAGGAACCAGCTGCACGGGAAGTTCTCCCTGGTGGACCTGGCGGGGAACGAGAGGGGCACAGACGTCAGCAGCAACGACAGACAGACCCTGGCAGAGACGGCCGAGATCAACCGCAGCCTGCTAGCTCTCAAG gaATGTATTCGCTCCTTGGGGATGGACAGCCACCACATACCCTTCAGGATGAGCAAGCTGACACAGGTGCTCCGAGACTCCTTCATCGGAGAGAACTCCAGGACATGCATG ATTGCTATGGTGTCTCCTGGAATGGCCTCATGCGATTACACTCTAAACACACTACGCTATGCAGACAG AGCAAAGGAACTGAATGGGACATCCAGGGTGAATGATGCTGATCTTCCAAAGAAGATTGATGAGATGGAAGTGGAGAACAGCTCATCAGAGGAG GACTCCATTGTGCCCATGACCGACATGTATGAGGCCATCTCCCAGGTGTCTGAGCTGGAGGAGTTAGTGCATGAGGAGTTGACG AGGGCCAGTGATTTTCTCAAGCCAATGGAGATGCCATCATATGACATTGAGGCTGGGGTGACAGATATTGTGGACTACGCAAGAAAATTACTGG ACACAGTCCTGGCATTGCAATATGCCATTGATGGAGAGCGACTGGCAAGGATGACACCCAAATCAGGCTATTGCTGA